Proteins from a genomic interval of Diprion similis isolate iyDipSimi1 chromosome 10, iyDipSimi1.1, whole genome shotgun sequence:
- the LOC124411230 gene encoding transducin beta-like protein 3, with the protein MSGSSLKELYELESQYGPFFTGGNIEWSSDGHYFFCQNGGTVHVLSLDTGHVESVLGETSTDQDEDTVNSFALDPSDDGIVTHHKSGLFKLWNWKEVKLKKMWKAIHNGPVAEVTFSRNSQTMASGGSDSSVRLWDLEHQACTHNLKGVQGVVSVLAFHPRPDKELIFAAGDDTKIYAWNSITGQQKIVLSGHFSKVTSLSFHDDGIHLVSSGRDKVLILWDISQGSIVRTVPVYEGVEGAFLLPTNSTKLISSYQSNGIYVAAAGEKGVVKIWEMRSGNKVYEQKNSLVASAKEVGGLAITQLLYNHVTNSLAVVSTEHNVIIHQLDTFECKKQLVGYSDEILDVVYFGTKDTHLAVATNSPDIKLYELTTMNCQLLCGHTDFILSLATTPANFNLLLSSAKDNSVRLWLMDSETFKVSCVAHAVRHTASVGSVSISHTSVKFFASVSQDLCLKIWDLPEKISSNETENSLNVRCTELAHQKDINAVAISPNDKLVATGSQDKTAKLWTAESLQLVGVLRGHRRGVWCVRFSPIDQVLLTTSADCSIKLWSLTDLSCLKTLEGHESSVLRAEFLSRGMQLVTAGADGLLKLWSIKTSECVATLEHHENRVWALAVSRNETHIVSGGSDSILGKWRDVTEEKKAAAAAEAERLALEEQKLSNLLKADKLLAALKLALKLERPLQVLKIIDSVIRKGEDGLRETIHQLKQTQKESLLRCAVTWNTNSRNAQSAQLVINVLLDEISSGELKVPGLASSLEAMIPYTERHFKRLTQLMQDLHFISYTVTCMQPHNKISPT; encoded by the exons atgagtGGAAGCAGCCTCAAGGAATT GTACGAGCTTGAATCACAGTATGGACCATTTTTTACTGGAGGAAATATCGAG TGGAGCTCGGAcggacattattttttttgccagAATGGTGGGACAGTACACGTTCTGTCCCTAGATACTGGACACGTCGAAAGTGTCTTAGGAGAAACTTCGACTGATCAAGATGAGGATACAGTGAACAGTTTTGCACTTGATCCCAGTGACGATGGCATTGTCACACATCATAAAAGTGGACTCTTCAAATTATGGAATTGGAAAG AAGTCAAActcaaaaaaatgtggaagGCAATACATAATGGACCAGTCGCCGAAGTTACTTTTTCACGTAATAGCCAAACAATGGCAAGCGGCGGCAGCGATAGTAGCGTTAGATTATGGGACTTGGAACACCAAGCTTGCACACACAATTTGAAGGGTGTTCAAGGAGTCGTGAG TGTTTTGGCTTTTCATCCACGACCGGATAAAGAGTTAATATTTGCTGCTGGTGATGATACAAAAATATACGCATGGAATTCGATAACTGGTCAACAAAAGATTGTTCTTTCCGGGCATTTCAGCAAGGTTACGTCGCTTTCGTTTCACGACGATGGAATTCATTTAGTCAG TTCTGGAAGAGACAAAGTACTTATCCTGTGGGATATTTCCCAAGGAAGTATAGTACGCACTGTTCCAGTTTACGAAGGCGTTGAGGGTGCCTTCTTGTTACCTACAAACAGTACAAAACTCATATCTTCTTATCAGTCTAATGGGATTTACGTCGCAGCTGCAGGAGAAAAAG GAGTTGTCAAAATATGGGAAATGAGGTCTGGAAACAAGGTatacgagcagaaaaattctctGGTCGCATCTGCAAAAGAAGTTGGAGGATTGGCTATTACCCAGCTGTTATACAATCACGTCACTAATAGCTTAGCAGTGGTATCGACAGAGCATAACGTTATTATTCATCAGTTAGACACCTTTGAATGCAAGAAACAG CTAGTCGGATACAGCGATGAAATCTTGGATGTTGTATATTTTGGTACCAAAGATACGCATTTGGCGGTAGCGACAAACAGTCCTGACATAAAGCTTTACGAATTGACGACAATGAATTGTCAGCTCTTATGTGGTCACACAGATTTTATTTTGTCTCTTGCTACTACGCCAGCCAACTTCAACTTATTACTGTCTTCTGCAAAG GACAATAGTGTTAGATTGTGGCTTATGGATTCGGAAACATTTAAAGTTTCTTGCGTTGCTCATGCAGTTAGACACACGGCGTCGGTGGGATCAGTTTCCATATCTCACACATCTGTGAAATTCTTTGCATCAGTAAGTCAAGATTTGTGTTTAAAGATATGGGATTTACCTGAGAAGATTTCATCCAACG AAACAGAAAACTCGCTCAACGTTCGATGCACGGAATTGGCGCATCAGAAAGACATAAACGCCGTTGCAATATCGCCAAATGATAAACTTGTCGCTACTGGATCCCAAGATAAAACTGCCaag ttatGGACTGCGGAAAGCTTACAACTCGTCGGTGTTTTGCGTGGCCATCGCAGAGGAGTTTGGTGTGTAAGATTCTCACCCATAGACCAAGTGCTGTTAACAACTTCAGCAGATTGTAGCATCAAATTATGGTCACTGACTGATCTGTCTTGTTTAAAG ACGCTAGAAGGGCACGAATCTTCTGTTTTAAGAGCAGAGTTCTTATCTCGAGGAATGCAGCTGGTCACGGCTGGAGCTGATGGGCTCCTCAAACTGTGGAGCATTAAAACGTCCGAATGTGTCGCTACTCTTGAACACCATGAAAACCGAGTCTGGGCACTTGCAG TGTCTCGAAACGAAACTCATATTGTCAGTGGTGGAAGTGATTCGATATTAGGTAAATGGCGAGATGTTAccgaagaaaagaaagctgCGGCTGCCGCTGAGGCTGAACGTTTGGCGTTAGAAGAACAGaaactttcaaatttattaaaagCTGATAAGCTATTAGCCGCTTTAAAGTTGGCTCTTAAACTGGAAAGACCTCTTCAAGTGTTGAAGATTATCGATA GTGTTATCAGAAAGGGTGAAGATGGTCTGCGTGAAACGATACATCAGTTAAAGCAAACACAGAAAGAATCATTGCTCAGATGTGCAGTGACGTGGAATACCAACAGTCGGAATGCTCAATCAGCTCAG CTAGTGATAAACGTCCTATTGGACGAGATTAGTAGCGGGGAACTGAAAGTACCTGGATTAGCCTCTTCATTGGAAGCTATGATTCCCTACACCGAAAGACACTTCAAAAGGCTGACTCAGCTCATGCAAGATCTTCACTTTATTTCTTACACCGTTACTTGTATGCAGCCCCATAACAAGATAAGTCCAACTTGA
- the LOC124410807 gene encoding 28S ribosomal protein S7, mitochondrial isoform X1 → MAALKMFHSRQFASATIRSLLSTNRWNEVSIKKNDYSIYPSYYVRPVYKKENQSALKGTEEADELANSPIKAARNNETSSVFHDEVLRQFTNYIMKKGNKILARKLLEKSLENVKRIQLERYHKASPEDKFGMQLDPKVIMHRAIENCKPLLKLVPIKRGGATYQVPIPVTEKTAQWLASKWLLEAARDKENNAHLPDKLAYEILDAFNDQGRVIKKKQDLHKQCEANRAYAHYRWS, encoded by the exons ATGGCCGCGCTTAAAATGTTTCACAGCAGACAATTCGCGTCTGCTACCATTCGGTCTTTATTATCAACAAACAG ATGGAACGAAGTCAGCATCAAGAAAAATGACTACAGCATTTATCCATCATACTATGTTAGACCGGTTTATAAAAAGGAGAATCAAAGTGCTCTCAAAGGAACTGAAGAGGCTGATGAACTCGCTAATTCCCCGATCAAAGCAGCTAGAAACAATGAGACGAGTTCAGTTTTTCATGACGAAGTTCTAAG ACAATTTACCAATTACATTATGAAAAAGGGAAATAAGATATTGGCACGCAAATTACTGGAGAAATCACTAGAGAATGTGAAGAGGATACAATTGGAAAGATATCACAAAGCAAGCCCCGAAGATAAATTCGGCATGCAACTAGATCCGAAAGTAATTATGCACCGGgctattgaaaattgtaaaccACTACTGAAACTGGTACCAATTAAAAGAGGTGGAGCCACATATCAG GTTCCAATACCAGTGACAGAAAAAACTGCACAGTGGCTTGCTTCAAAGTGGCTGCTTGAAGCTGCTAGAGACAAGGAAAATAACGCGCATCTTCCAGACAAATTAGCATATGAAATTCTTGATGCATTTAATGATCAG GGACGTGTTATCAAGAAGAAACAAGATTTACACAAGCAATGCGAAGCAAATCGAGCCTATGCTCATTACAGGTGGAGCTAA
- the LOC124411193 gene encoding pH-sensitive chloride channel 2-like isoform X1 produces the protein MARSDGCIIFLLWGILLTLKQICLVESVDAMQGSCPALNGASSLTQTELLIELTNDCRYDKMVRPPGEKNDSDPIVVASRAYIYTIQSNMAKTLQFDIQMMLQFRYLDKRLRFVEIAPHLSQIIGGKSANDLIWTPSVYVANERSSVIMGNGVKDLLISIDPNGTVLLTSRLAATLNCGLRLEKFPFDVQECPLTFESWTNNVHEMKLVWDDSPILLAKELHLTEYSLVTYWVNESDVSYTVAQQHYGHFAGNFSAISITFKLAREMGFFIMDYYIPSILIVVISWVSFWLHMDASPPRIVLGTNTILAFMTLASKVENSLPKVSYIKASEIWFLGCTIFLFAAMVEFAFVNTIYRRKKNVPLKKVNSKYILKSTLTPRLARKQFQKNTTSLERSRSWSSLDHENANDSVYTSQNYLTVHSFPSSMNIPSVTIEDDREQDSGGSVVTLDTIAAPVSPPKPPTRRATLAKLTTFTTMTPQEIAQWIDKRSRIVFPVSFLIFNVLYWSFIWI, from the exons ATGGCTCGTTCGGACGGGTGCATCATCTTCCTTCTCTGGGGGATACTTCTTacattgaaacaaatttgtttGGTGGAAAGTGTCGATGC AATGCAGGGGAGTTGTCCTGCGTTAAATGGTGCGAGCAGCTTAACACAGACTGAACTTTTAATTGAGCTAACGAACGATTGCCGCTACGATAAGATGGTTCGTCCaccgggtgaaaaaaatgatagcGACCCAATCGTAGTCGCTTCGAgagcttatatatatacgatacaaTCGAACATGGCAAAAACACTG caATTTGACATACAGATGATGCTGCAGTTCCGATACCTCGACAAACGGTTGAGGTTTGTCGAAATTGCACCTCATTTGTCACAAATCATTGGAGGCAAATCTGCTAATGACCTTATATGGACCCCTTCGGTTTATGTTGCCAATGAACGAAGCTCCGTCATAATGGGTAACGGTGTGAAAGATCTACTTATATCTATCGATCCCAACGGTACTGTTCTTCTCACCTCCAG ACTAGCGGCAACCCTCAACTGTGGCTTgcgattggaaaaatttccgtTCGATGTTCAAGAGTGTCCGCTAACGTTTGAAAGCT ggACGAATAATGttcatgaaatgaaattggttTGGGATGACTCTCCAATACTGTTAGCCAAAGAGCTTCATTTAACCGAGTATAGTCTTGTTACTTATTGGGTGAACGAGTCAGACGTTTCGTATACAGTCGCCCAACAGCACTACGGTCATTTTG CGGGAAACTTCAGCGCCATAAGTATTACCTTCAAGCTTGCTCGTGAGATGGGATTCTTCATTATGGATTACTacataccctcgattcttattgTTGTCATTTCATGGGTGTCGTTTTGGCTACACATGGACGCGAGTCCCCCAAGAATTGTATTAG GAACAAATACGATCTTGGCATTCATGACACTCGCATCCAAAGTCGAAAACTCACTGCCCAAGGTGTCGTATATAAAAGCAAGTGAAATCTGGTTCTTGGGTTGTACAATTTTCCTCTTCGCTGCCATGGTCGAATTTGCATTTGTTAACACAATCTACAGAAGAAA GAAAAATGTGCCCCTGAAAAAGGTGAACAGCAAGTATATTCTAAAGTCAACGTTGACGCCAAGGCTTGCTCGAAagcaatttcagaaaaatactACCAGCTTGGAACGTTCGCGTTCGTGGTCTTCTCTGGATCATGAAAACGCGAATGATTCGGTCTACACAAGTCAAAATTACCTGACCGTGCAC AGTTTCCCAAGCAGCATGAACATTCCTTCTGTTACGATTGAAGACGACAGAGAGCAAGACTCTGGTGGAAGTGTCGTGACTTTGGATACCATCGCTGCACCAGTATCTCCACCAAAACCACCAACACGACGAGCCACTCTCGCGAAGCTAACAACTTTCACCACTATGACACCTCAAGAGATTGCTCAGTGGATAGACAAGCGTAGCAGAATAGTGTTCCCAGTCTCGTTTCTCATATTCAACGTTCTTTACTGGTCTTTTATCTGGATATGA
- the LOC124410808 gene encoding transmembrane protein 186 → MIFILRLGACNKLRSVTSCIDKINQPIRFQSNAVTRYVDYHLIYKYPLIRAASIVNRLKLYQTIATGTGISGAVVLAISDVISTETAVLFAGTGLSWCLAFFTIGFLGQNRIGMIYLMDDQKTVKVSYANIWGTRVDVDMDINDIWPLSETSTNPILPYYSLQRYSTKDTLKFNLKYAIIEDPAKFKLIFGEHVLTKRV, encoded by the exons atgattttcattctGAGACTGGGTGCATGTAATAAATTGAGGAGCGTGACTTCTTGTATAGATAAAATCAATCAACCCATACGTTTTCAGTCAAATGCAGTGACTCGTTATGTCGATTATCACTTGATTTACAAGTACCCGTTGATACGTGCTGCCAGTATTGTCAACAGGCTAAAGTTGTATCAAACCATTGCAACCGGTACCGGTATATCCGGAGCAGTGGTTCTTGCCATATCAGATGTCATCAGTACAGAGACTGCAGTTTTGTTTGCAGGAACTG gATTGTCGTGGTGTTTGGCATTCTTTACGATTGGTTTCCTCGGTCAAAATCGAATCGGAATGATATACTTGATGGACGATCAAAAAACTGTGAAAGTTTCATACGCAAATATTTGGGGAACCAGAGTCGACGTTGACATGGATATAAATGATATCTGGCCTCTGAGTGAGACGTCAACCAATCCCATCCTGCCTTATTACAGCTTGCAACGTTACTCTACGAAGGATACTctcaaattcaatttgaaatatgCAATTATTGAAGATCCCGCTAAATTTAAACTAATATTTGGCGAGCATGTTCTGACAAAAagagtttaa
- the LOC124410807 gene encoding 28S ribosomal protein S7, mitochondrial isoform X2, producing the protein MAALKMFHSRQFASATIRSLLSTNRWNEVSIKKNDYSIYPSYYVRPVYKKENQSALKGTEEADELANSPIKAARNNETSSVFHDEVLRQFTNYIMKKGNKILARKLLEKSLENVKRIQLERYHKASPEDKFGMQLDPKVIMHRAIENCKPLLKLVPIKRGGATYQVPIPVTEKTAQWLASKWLLEAARDKENNAHLPDKLAYEILDAFNDQNGLISGTCYQEETRFTQAMRSKSSLCSLQVELNIVPVNFLHRQAIVNFKTHIK; encoded by the exons ATGGCCGCGCTTAAAATGTTTCACAGCAGACAATTCGCGTCTGCTACCATTCGGTCTTTATTATCAACAAACAG ATGGAACGAAGTCAGCATCAAGAAAAATGACTACAGCATTTATCCATCATACTATGTTAGACCGGTTTATAAAAAGGAGAATCAAAGTGCTCTCAAAGGAACTGAAGAGGCTGATGAACTCGCTAATTCCCCGATCAAAGCAGCTAGAAACAATGAGACGAGTTCAGTTTTTCATGACGAAGTTCTAAG ACAATTTACCAATTACATTATGAAAAAGGGAAATAAGATATTGGCACGCAAATTACTGGAGAAATCACTAGAGAATGTGAAGAGGATACAATTGGAAAGATATCACAAAGCAAGCCCCGAAGATAAATTCGGCATGCAACTAGATCCGAAAGTAATTATGCACCGGgctattgaaaattgtaaaccACTACTGAAACTGGTACCAATTAAAAGAGGTGGAGCCACATATCAG GTTCCAATACCAGTGACAGAAAAAACTGCACAGTGGCTTGCTTCAAAGTGGCTGCTTGAAGCTGCTAGAGACAAGGAAAATAACGCGCATCTTCCAGACAAATTAGCATATGAAATTCTTGATGCATTTAATGATCAG AATGGTCTGATTTCAGGGACGTGTTATCAAGAAGAAACAAGATTTACACAAGCAATGCGAAGCAAATCGAGCCTATGCTCATTACAGGTGGAGCTAAATATTGTCCCCGTTAATTTCCTCCATCGTCAAgctattgtaaattttaaaactcatataaaataa
- the LOC124411193 gene encoding pH-sensitive chloride channel 2-like isoform X2 translates to MARSDGCIIFLLWGILLTLKQICLVESVDAMQGSCPALNGASSLTQTELLIELTNDCRYDKMVRPPGEKNDSDPIVVASRAYIYTIQSNMAKTLMMLQFRYLDKRLRFVEIAPHLSQIIGGKSANDLIWTPSVYVANERSSVIMGNGVKDLLISIDPNGTVLLTSRLAATLNCGLRLEKFPFDVQECPLTFESWTNNVHEMKLVWDDSPILLAKELHLTEYSLVTYWVNESDVSYTVAQQHYGHFAGNFSAISITFKLAREMGFFIMDYYIPSILIVVISWVSFWLHMDASPPRIVLGTNTILAFMTLASKVENSLPKVSYIKASEIWFLGCTIFLFAAMVEFAFVNTIYRRKKNVPLKKVNSKYILKSTLTPRLARKQFQKNTTSLERSRSWSSLDHENANDSVYTSQNYLTVHSFPSSMNIPSVTIEDDREQDSGGSVVTLDTIAAPVSPPKPPTRRATLAKLTTFTTMTPQEIAQWIDKRSRIVFPVSFLIFNVLYWSFIWI, encoded by the exons ATGGCTCGTTCGGACGGGTGCATCATCTTCCTTCTCTGGGGGATACTTCTTacattgaaacaaatttgtttGGTGGAAAGTGTCGATGC AATGCAGGGGAGTTGTCCTGCGTTAAATGGTGCGAGCAGCTTAACACAGACTGAACTTTTAATTGAGCTAACGAACGATTGCCGCTACGATAAGATGGTTCGTCCaccgggtgaaaaaaatgatagcGACCCAATCGTAGTCGCTTCGAgagcttatatatatacgatacaaTCGAACATGGCAAAAACACTG ATGATGCTGCAGTTCCGATACCTCGACAAACGGTTGAGGTTTGTCGAAATTGCACCTCATTTGTCACAAATCATTGGAGGCAAATCTGCTAATGACCTTATATGGACCCCTTCGGTTTATGTTGCCAATGAACGAAGCTCCGTCATAATGGGTAACGGTGTGAAAGATCTACTTATATCTATCGATCCCAACGGTACTGTTCTTCTCACCTCCAG ACTAGCGGCAACCCTCAACTGTGGCTTgcgattggaaaaatttccgtTCGATGTTCAAGAGTGTCCGCTAACGTTTGAAAGCT ggACGAATAATGttcatgaaatgaaattggttTGGGATGACTCTCCAATACTGTTAGCCAAAGAGCTTCATTTAACCGAGTATAGTCTTGTTACTTATTGGGTGAACGAGTCAGACGTTTCGTATACAGTCGCCCAACAGCACTACGGTCATTTTG CGGGAAACTTCAGCGCCATAAGTATTACCTTCAAGCTTGCTCGTGAGATGGGATTCTTCATTATGGATTACTacataccctcgattcttattgTTGTCATTTCATGGGTGTCGTTTTGGCTACACATGGACGCGAGTCCCCCAAGAATTGTATTAG GAACAAATACGATCTTGGCATTCATGACACTCGCATCCAAAGTCGAAAACTCACTGCCCAAGGTGTCGTATATAAAAGCAAGTGAAATCTGGTTCTTGGGTTGTACAATTTTCCTCTTCGCTGCCATGGTCGAATTTGCATTTGTTAACACAATCTACAGAAGAAA GAAAAATGTGCCCCTGAAAAAGGTGAACAGCAAGTATATTCTAAAGTCAACGTTGACGCCAAGGCTTGCTCGAAagcaatttcagaaaaatactACCAGCTTGGAACGTTCGCGTTCGTGGTCTTCTCTGGATCATGAAAACGCGAATGATTCGGTCTACACAAGTCAAAATTACCTGACCGTGCAC AGTTTCCCAAGCAGCATGAACATTCCTTCTGTTACGATTGAAGACGACAGAGAGCAAGACTCTGGTGGAAGTGTCGTGACTTTGGATACCATCGCTGCACCAGTATCTCCACCAAAACCACCAACACGACGAGCCACTCTCGCGAAGCTAACAACTTTCACCACTATGACACCTCAAGAGATTGCTCAGTGGATAGACAAGCGTAGCAGAATAGTGTTCCCAGTCTCGTTTCTCATATTCAACGTTCTTTACTGGTCTTTTATCTGGATATGA